The following proteins are encoded in a genomic region of Lentilitoribacter sp. Alg239-R112:
- the hisF gene encoding imidazole glycerol phosphate synthase subunit HisF yields the protein MLKSRIIPCLDVKDGRVVKGVNFVDLIDAGDPLEAAKAYDAAGADELCFLDITASSGNRDTIFDVVAKTADHCFMPLTVGGGVREVKDIRKLLLSGADKVSINTAAVNNPEFVAEAADKFGNQCIVVSIDAKRVSKDGETDRWEIFTHGGRNETGINAVDFAIKMTELGAGELLVTSMDRDGAKIGYDLGLTRTIADATSVPVIASGGVGNLDHLVEGIRDGHATAVLAASIFHFGTYTIGEAKQYMADNGLAVRLD from the coding sequence ATGCTTAAATCACGTATTATTCCCTGCCTTGATGTTAAAGACGGACGCGTCGTAAAAGGCGTCAACTTTGTGGATTTGATTGATGCTGGCGATCCGCTAGAAGCTGCAAAAGCTTACGATGCTGCCGGTGCCGATGAACTGTGTTTTCTGGATATTACTGCCTCATCTGGTAATCGCGACACAATTTTTGATGTGGTCGCAAAAACAGCCGATCATTGTTTTATGCCCCTTACTGTTGGCGGTGGTGTGCGAGAGGTTAAAGATATTCGCAAATTGCTTTTGTCTGGTGCGGATAAGGTTTCAATCAATACGGCCGCAGTCAATAATCCGGAATTTGTAGCAGAAGCTGCCGATAAATTTGGTAATCAATGTATTGTTGTTTCCATCGATGCAAAACGTGTTTCTAAAGATGGTGAAACAGACCGATGGGAAATTTTTACCCATGGTGGGCGTAATGAAACCGGTATTAATGCGGTGGATTTTGCCATTAAAATGACAGAGTTGGGTGCAGGTGAGTTACTTGTGACATCTATGGATCGTGATGGGGCTAAAATCGGGTATGACCTAGGTCTAACCCGTACCATTGCTGATGCGACCTCAGTGCCGGTTATTGCATCTGGTGGCGTAGGTAATCTCGATCATTTGGTTGAGGGTATCCGTGATGGGCATGCGACAGCTGTACTTGCAGCTTCGATATTCCATTTTGGTACCTATACAATCGGTGAGGCAAAACAATATATGGCTGACAACGGTTTGGCAGTTCGCCTCGACTAG
- the hisA gene encoding 1-(5-phosphoribosyl)-5-[(5-phosphoribosylamino)methylideneamino]imidazole-4-carboxamide isomerase, protein MILFPAIDLKDGQCVRLKLGDMDQATIYNDSPGAQAKAFEDQGFSWLHVVDLNGAFAGEAVNGAAVEEILASTSNPVQLGGGIRNLDHISNWLHKGVKRVILGTIAVRDPDLVKKACREFPDQIAIGIDAKGGKVAVEGWAEASELGIVELAKEFEDAGVAAIIYTDIDRDGILKGINWDSTLHLAEEISIPVIASGGLASMDDIKMLASDKARKLEGAISGRALYDGRIDPDEALAVLRGSDA, encoded by the coding sequence ATGATTTTATTTCCGGCAATTGATCTTAAAGATGGTCAATGTGTACGCCTTAAACTTGGCGATATGGATCAGGCAACTATTTATAATGACAGTCCAGGCGCGCAAGCAAAAGCATTTGAGGATCAGGGATTTAGCTGGCTCCATGTTGTCGATCTAAATGGTGCATTCGCTGGTGAAGCCGTAAATGGCGCTGCGGTTGAAGAGATTTTGGCATCTACAAGCAATCCTGTTCAGCTTGGTGGAGGTATCCGCAACCTCGATCACATTTCCAATTGGCTCCACAAAGGTGTCAAACGTGTCATACTTGGTACAATAGCAGTTCGAGACCCAGATTTAGTAAAAAAAGCCTGTCGTGAATTCCCAGATCAAATTGCTATTGGAATTGACGCCAAAGGTGGAAAGGTTGCTGTTGAAGGCTGGGCCGAAGCATCCGAGCTTGGTATTGTGGAGTTGGCAAAAGAATTTGAGGATGCAGGTGTTGCAGCCATCATCTACACGGATATTGATCGTGATGGGATTTTAAAGGGTATTAATTGGGATTCTACACTGCACTTGGCAGAAGAAATTTCAATTCCTGTGATCGCGTCTGGTGGTTTGGCATCGATGGATGACATTAAAATGCTCGCGAGTGATAAGGCGAGAAAACTCGAGGGTGCTATTTCAGGCCGTGCGCTTTATGATGGCCGTATTGATCCTGATGAAGCGCTTGCGGTTTTAAGAGGATCAGATGCTTAA
- the hisH gene encoding imidazole glycerol phosphate synthase subunit HisH, producing MKVAVIDYGSGNLRSAVKSFERAVREANLRAEVILTNHAEDVLHADRIVLPGVGAYADCRKGLGAVDGMVEVLNEAVIKKARPFFGICVGMQLMSDRGLEKTTTEGLGWISGDVTEIEIDDPDLKIPQMGWNTINLKRDHALFEGIKTGDDGKHAYFVHSYHFKAVNSGDVLATTNYGGDVTAVIAKDNMVGTQFHPEKSQELGLSLITNFLKWQI from the coding sequence ATGAAAGTTGCAGTGATTGACTATGGGTCGGGTAATTTACGATCCGCTGTTAAGTCATTTGAGCGCGCTGTTCGTGAAGCTAATCTAAGAGCAGAAGTCATACTGACTAATCATGCGGAAGATGTTTTACATGCAGATCGCATTGTCTTGCCGGGTGTGGGGGCTTATGCCGATTGCCGCAAAGGCCTTGGTGCAGTTGACGGTATGGTTGAGGTGCTTAACGAAGCCGTTATCAAAAAAGCACGTCCGTTTTTTGGAATTTGTGTGGGCATGCAACTCATGTCAGATCGCGGCTTGGAAAAAACGACGACGGAAGGATTGGGCTGGATCTCTGGTGATGTGACCGAAATCGAGATTGATGACCCTGATCTTAAAATTCCGCAGATGGGTTGGAACACCATTAATCTCAAACGAGATCATGCGCTGTTTGAAGGCATTAAAACGGGTGATGATGGTAAACATGCCTATTTTGTTCATTCCTATCATTTTAAGGCGGTAAATTCTGGCGATGTGCTTGCAACTACCAATTATGGTGGCGACGTTACTGCAGTGATTGCTAAAGATAATATGGTGGGTACGCAATTCCATCCTGAAAAAAGTCAGGAACTTGGCTTGTCGCTTATTACGAATTTTTTGAAGTGGCAAATATAG
- a CDS encoding DUF2628 domain-containing protein, which translates to MKHFTVLGQRPGIQGQEDLFAIRDGFSFFAFIVPPLWFLWRGMWLHAGISLMVFLAVSLLPLDALQLVLSLLIAFWLGFEARFFYLEFLQKQGLVVLARVSALNSEMARDIYLAEQPKSHMKVVKPILKTKPSPQQADMVFGRN; encoded by the coding sequence ATGAAGCATTTTACCGTTTTAGGCCAGCGGCCTGGGATACAAGGCCAAGAGGACCTGTTTGCCATCCGTGATGGGTTTAGCTTTTTTGCTTTTATCGTGCCGCCTTTGTGGTTTTTATGGAGAGGCATGTGGCTTCACGCAGGAATAAGCTTAATGGTATTCTTAGCCGTCTCTCTTTTACCGCTCGATGCTTTACAATTAGTTTTGAGTTTATTGATTGCATTTTGGCTGGGTTTTGAGGCGCGATTTTTCTATTTAGAATTTTTACAGAAACAGGGATTGGTTGTTTTGGCACGTGTTTCGGCATTAAATTCTGAAATGGCACGAGATATATATCTTGCAGAGCAGCCAAAATCTCATATGAAAGTCGTAAAGCCGATATTAAAGACAAAACCGTCCCCACAACAAGCCGATATGGTTTTCGGCAGAAATTAG
- the hisB gene encoding imidazoleglycerol-phosphate dehydratase HisB: MRITMSNRLGSVDRKTNETDISVTVKIDGTGLSNIETGVGFFDHMLEQLSRHSLIDMDIQADGDLHIDDHHTVEDVGIAIGQAISKALGDRKGITRYASLDLVMDETMTKAGIDISGRPFLVWDVDFSSPKIGTFDTELVREFFQALAQNSGMTLHINNYYGVNNHHIAETCFKAVARVLRTACEIDPRQSDRVPSTKGSLN; this comes from the coding sequence GTGAGAATTACTATGAGTAACAGGCTAGGTTCGGTTGATCGTAAAACCAACGAAACAGATATCTCAGTGACGGTGAAAATAGATGGCACAGGCCTATCAAACATTGAAACTGGTGTTGGATTTTTCGATCATATGCTTGAACAATTGTCTCGGCATTCTTTGATTGATATGGATATTCAGGCGGATGGTGATCTTCATATTGATGATCACCATACGGTTGAAGATGTAGGTATTGCAATTGGCCAGGCCATCTCAAAAGCACTTGGCGATCGTAAGGGTATTACCCGATATGCATCTCTTGATTTGGTTATGGATGAGACTATGACCAAAGCCGGTATTGATATTTCCGGTCGTCCATTTCTGGTGTGGGATGTTGATTTTTCATCTCCGAAGATTGGAACGTTTGATACCGAGCTTGTGCGCGAGTTTTTTCAGGCTCTTGCACAAAATTCAGGTATGACGTTGCATATTAACAACTATTACGGCGTTAATAATCACCATATTGCAGAAACTTGCTTTAAAGCAGTTGCTCGCGTGCTGCGAACAGCTTGCGAAATTGACCCAAGGCAAAGTGATCGTGTGCCATCAACTAAGGGTTCATTAAACTAG
- the hslV gene encoding ATP-dependent protease subunit HslV produces MSEHNPFGTMHATTIITVKKDGVAVMAGDGQVSLGQTVMKGNARKVRRIGKNGNVIAGFAGATADAFTLLERLEAKLEQYPGQLMRASVELAKDWRTDRYLRKLEAMMLVADKDVTLAITGNGDVLEPEHGTMAIGSGGNYAYAAARALMDTDMSAEDIARKAMGIAGDICVYTNHNFVVETLKTSD; encoded by the coding sequence ATGAGTGAACATAACCCTTTTGGCACAATGCATGCGACAACTATTATTACTGTCAAAAAAGACGGTGTGGCTGTAATGGCAGGCGACGGACAAGTCAGTCTTGGCCAAACGGTGATGAAGGGAAATGCACGAAAAGTGCGCCGTATTGGTAAAAATGGTAATGTTATTGCAGGTTTTGCTGGCGCAACAGCCGATGCATTTACGCTTCTAGAACGCCTAGAAGCAAAATTAGAACAATATCCAGGTCAATTGATGCGCGCCTCCGTGGAGCTTGCCAAAGATTGGCGTACAGATCGATATTTACGCAAACTGGAAGCCATGATGCTGGTAGCAGATAAAGATGTAACACTTGCAATCACAGGTAACGGTGATGTACTTGAACCAGAACATGGAACAATGGCGATCGGCTCTGGTGGTAACTACGCCTATGCGGCGGCCAGAGCATTGATGGACACAGATATGTCGGCAGAAGATATTGCCAGAAAAGCAATGGGAATCGCTGGCGATATCTGTGTATACACAAATCACAACTTTGTCGTTGAAACGCTTAAGACAAGTGATTAG
- the hslU gene encoding ATP-dependent protease ATPase subunit HslU, giving the protein MTAFSPRETVSELDRYIIGQKDAKRAVAIAMRNRWRRQQLPESLRDEVMPKNILMIGPTGVGKTEISRRLAKLAGAPFIKVEATKFTEVGYVGRDVEQIIRDLIEAGISIIKEKKRAEVKAKAHVNAEERVLDALVGNTASPATRDSFRKKLREGQIDDKEIEIEIADNQSNMPNFEIPGMPGANIGVMNISEMFGKAMGGQTKKIKTSVKESYEQLINDEAEKLIDDEQIQQEALASAQNDGIVFIDEIDKIAAKDGGSGVGVSREGVQRDLLPLVEGTTVATKYGPIKTDHILFIASGAFHVAKPSDLLPELQGRLPIRVELRALEKHDFRRILTEPEASLIKQYVALMKTEDVDLDFTDDSIEALADVAVHLNSTVENIGARRLQTVMERVLDEISFKAPDMNGETLKIDAEYVRKHVGDLAQDTDLSKFIL; this is encoded by the coding sequence ATGACAGCTTTTTCCCCACGTGAAACCGTATCAGAACTCGACCGCTATATTATCGGCCAGAAAGATGCAAAACGCGCCGTTGCTATTGCCATGCGTAATCGCTGGCGTCGTCAACAATTGCCTGAAAGCCTTCGTGATGAAGTGATGCCAAAAAACATCCTGATGATTGGACCCACCGGCGTTGGTAAAACTGAAATTTCTCGCCGTTTGGCTAAACTCGCTGGCGCGCCATTTATCAAAGTGGAAGCAACAAAATTCACTGAAGTTGGTTATGTAGGTCGAGATGTTGAGCAAATCATTCGTGATCTGATTGAAGCTGGTATTTCCATCATCAAAGAGAAAAAGCGCGCCGAGGTGAAAGCCAAAGCCCATGTAAACGCTGAAGAACGCGTGCTTGATGCACTTGTGGGAAACACTGCTTCACCTGCGACGCGAGATTCGTTCCGTAAAAAACTTCGCGAAGGGCAAATTGACGATAAAGAAATTGAAATTGAAATCGCAGATAATCAATCCAATATGCCTAACTTCGAAATCCCTGGCATGCCTGGTGCAAATATTGGTGTCATGAATATTAGCGAGATGTTTGGCAAAGCGATGGGTGGTCAAACTAAAAAAATAAAGACGTCTGTTAAAGAATCATATGAGCAGCTTATCAATGATGAAGCTGAAAAACTTATTGATGATGAACAAATTCAACAGGAAGCGCTCGCTTCTGCTCAAAATGATGGCATTGTTTTTATTGATGAAATTGATAAAATTGCGGCTAAAGACGGCGGTTCAGGCGTTGGCGTATCTCGCGAAGGTGTTCAGCGCGATCTTTTACCTCTCGTTGAAGGAACCACCGTTGCGACGAAATATGGCCCGATTAAAACCGACCATATTCTTTTCATAGCATCAGGTGCATTCCATGTTGCAAAACCATCTGATCTTTTACCCGAACTGCAGGGTCGTTTACCAATTCGAGTTGAATTGCGTGCACTTGAGAAACATGATTTCCGCCGTATTTTAACTGAACCAGAAGCGAGCCTCATCAAGCAATATGTGGCGCTGATGAAAACAGAAGATGTGGACCTCGATTTCACTGATGATTCGATTGAAGCACTCGCAGATGTCGCTGTTCACCTAAATTCAACGGTTGAAAACATCGGTGCGCGACGTTTGCAGACCGTTATGGAACGCGTTTTAGATGAAATTTCATTCAAGGCGCCCGATATGAATGGTGAAACACTTAAAATTGATGCGGAATATGTACGAAAACACGTTGGTGATCTTGCACAGGACACAGATTTGTCTAAATTCATTCTATAA
- a CDS encoding DUF1402 family protein: protein MRIILIFAALFSLLATQYSVAKSVREVPSGNRLSRQPAIPSGSKNRTVAKKTSFDRKYEKIKKLLEKDRNLQNRIKRVSKAYKIDPIHIVGALVGEHTFNVDVYDTFQSYYVKAIAYATNNFTFEYDGEKVMDFVNREEFAKCKDIKGSYALWSCRENVWQKKFRGKKVDGKRYPKDRFSAVFFQPFFAGQTFGLGQLNPLTALKLTDKVSSVSRHKKLNANKAKDVYKTIMDPNTTLSYMAALIRVSIDAYKKKAKLDISKNPGITATLYNLGNPEARAVRHARSGRRYPRENYYGWFVNKHEKELREIVKKW from the coding sequence ATGCGAATTATATTGATCTTTGCAGCGCTTTTCAGCCTGCTTGCTACACAATATTCTGTGGCTAAATCTGTTCGCGAGGTGCCAAGTGGCAATCGCCTATCGCGCCAACCTGCCATTCCTTCTGGTTCAAAAAATAGAACCGTTGCAAAGAAAACCAGTTTTGATCGAAAATATGAAAAGATAAAAAAGCTTCTCGAAAAAGATCGTAATCTTCAAAATCGCATTAAACGCGTGTCAAAGGCCTACAAAATAGATCCAATACATATTGTTGGCGCCTTGGTTGGTGAGCACACGTTCAATGTCGATGTTTATGACACTTTTCAATCATACTATGTCAAAGCAATTGCCTATGCGACAAACAATTTTACCTTTGAGTATGATGGCGAAAAAGTCATGGATTTTGTCAATCGAGAAGAATTTGCAAAGTGCAAAGACATAAAAGGATCATATGCATTATGGTCCTGCCGTGAAAATGTTTGGCAGAAGAAATTTCGTGGTAAAAAAGTGGATGGAAAACGATATCCGAAAGATCGATTTAGCGCGGTATTTTTCCAACCCTTTTTTGCAGGGCAAACATTTGGTTTAGGGCAACTTAACCCTCTCACAGCTTTAAAACTAACAGATAAAGTTTCATCCGTTTCAAGACATAAAAAGCTAAATGCAAATAAAGCTAAGGATGTCTACAAAACAATTATGGATCCTAATACGACGCTAAGCTATATGGCTGCTCTTATTCGTGTATCCATTGATGCTTATAAAAAGAAAGCTAAGCTTGATATTTCAAAGAATCCGGGGATTACAGCTACACTTTATAATTTAGGTAATCCAGAAGCCCGCGCTGTTAGACATGCGCGTAGTGGCCGACGATACCCACGTGAAAATTACTATGGCTGGTTTGTTAATAAACACGAAAAAGAACTGCGTGAAATCGTCAAAAAATGGTAA
- a CDS encoding helix-turn-helix transcriptional regulator: MTPFGEAIRKLREDRNVTQKQMAIELGVSAAYLSALEHGHRSKPSWQFVQRTIGYFNVIWDDAENLMELAGLSDPKITINTSGLNAKATEVANLLSKSVQTLSSEDLDKIRMIIENAK, from the coding sequence ATGACCCCATTTGGTGAAGCTATTCGAAAATTGCGTGAAGATCGCAATGTAACACAAAAACAAATGGCCATAGAGCTAGGTGTCTCGGCAGCCTATTTGTCTGCGCTTGAACACGGCCACCGTTCAAAACCAAGTTGGCAATTTGTTCAGCGGACCATCGGGTACTTTAATGTAATTTGGGATGATGCAGAGAACCTGATGGAACTTGCAGGCTTGTCTGATCCTAAAATTACAATCAATACGTCTGGGTTAAATGCCAAGGCGACAGAGGTTGCCAATCTTTTGTCCAAATCTGTTCAGACATTGTCATCAGAGGATCTTGATAAAATTCGAATGATTATTGAGAATGCGAAATAA
- a CDS encoding Smr/MutS family protein: MTKRQKKLTEDDRKIWHKVTKTVTPYGKMTALDEDDLLDIHHIDEKERKPFLKKPVLRSVAESYQPPISKPKVASKGVKQQSLNPIERPVHRKISKGRVSIDARIDLHGMTQQSAHWALYNFLDDAYQQGLRHVLVITGKGNSSGGQGVLKRAVPDWFTKSDFKMFVSGFRNAAQHHGGEGALYVRLRKKTEKIR; the protein is encoded by the coding sequence ATGACCAAACGGCAGAAAAAACTTACAGAAGATGATCGCAAAATTTGGCACAAAGTGACCAAAACTGTGACGCCTTATGGAAAAATGACCGCGCTCGATGAGGATGATCTGCTTGATATTCATCATATTGATGAAAAGGAACGAAAACCCTTTTTAAAGAAACCGGTCCTGCGGTCTGTAGCCGAGAGCTATCAACCGCCAATTTCAAAACCAAAAGTAGCTTCTAAGGGTGTTAAGCAACAATCGTTAAATCCAATTGAACGGCCCGTTCATCGCAAAATTTCAAAAGGTCGTGTTTCTATAGATGCTCGTATTGATTTGCATGGCATGACGCAACAATCGGCACATTGGGCACTCTACAATTTTCTAGATGATGCTTATCAGCAAGGTTTACGCCATGTTCTGGTTATTACCGGCAAAGGAAATTCTTCCGGTGGGCAGGGTGTTTTAAAGCGCGCAGTACCTGACTGGTTCACAAAATCAGATTTTAAAATGTTTGTCTCAGGGTTCCGTAATGCTGCTCAGCATCATGGCGGTGAAGGAGCACTTTATGTTAGGTTGCGTAAGAAAACGGAAAAAATCAGATGA
- a CDS encoding MltA domain-containing protein, with the protein MTFMCQPCRFDVLDGWQDDDHKAAFAAFVVSANHHINQKPYPTRAISVSQQRFSEICNQAIQLSEGQDITTAQAKTFFEENFTPHFIDDAGKSGFVTAYYEPEVRVSFIKDSEFQYPIYRQPEDLKSIKHLTIKPNTVPKNFDFARQVDDGYEVYSDRKAIDCGCLESKGLEIGYAAERSDVYFTHIQGSAKLIDDHGQTMRISYAAKTGHPYTSIGKILVERGIISQEHISMKAIRSWIAEGMKENPYRVDEILWQNQSYIFFSQNSQLEDNLGPVGAAKVQLTPRRSLAVDRSIHQFGLPIFINMQTDLLEDGDRFRRLMIAQDTGSAILGASRGDIFMGSGEDAGQIAGKVCHDAEFYILLPKN; encoded by the coding sequence ATGACTTTTATGTGCCAGCCTTGTAGGTTTGATGTTCTTGATGGTTGGCAGGACGATGATCATAAGGCGGCTTTTGCCGCCTTTGTTGTTTCAGCTAATCACCATATAAATCAAAAACCATACCCAACGCGAGCGATTAGTGTATCGCAACAACGCTTTAGCGAGATCTGCAATCAAGCGATACAGTTAAGCGAAGGGCAGGATATTACCACCGCGCAGGCGAAAACGTTCTTTGAGGAGAATTTTACACCACATTTCATAGACGATGCCGGGAAATCAGGATTCGTCACCGCATATTATGAGCCAGAGGTGCGGGTATCATTTATAAAGGACAGTGAATTTCAATACCCCATCTATCGGCAACCAGAAGATTTAAAATCGATCAAACACCTCACGATAAAGCCAAACACTGTTCCAAAAAATTTTGATTTCGCGCGGCAGGTCGATGATGGTTATGAGGTTTATTCGGATCGAAAAGCTATAGATTGTGGCTGTTTAGAAAGCAAAGGCCTGGAAATTGGCTATGCCGCTGAGAGATCTGATGTCTATTTTACTCATATTCAAGGTTCCGCAAAGCTTATCGATGATCATGGTCAAACCATGCGTATTTCTTATGCTGCAAAAACAGGTCATCCCTATACGAGTATTGGCAAAATACTGGTCGAACGAGGGATAATTAGCCAAGAACATATTTCTATGAAAGCTATTCGGAGTTGGATAGCTGAAGGTATGAAGGAAAATCCGTATCGAGTTGATGAAATATTATGGCAAAATCAATCATACATCTTTTTTTCTCAAAATAGTCAGCTTGAGGATAATCTCGGGCCGGTGGGTGCAGCAAAGGTTCAGCTAACACCTCGACGTTCTCTTGCTGTTGACAGGTCAATACATCAATTTGGTTTGCCGATATTCATAAACATGCAAACTGATTTATTGGAGGATGGAGACCGGTTTAGAAGGCTTATGATTGCCCAAGATACAGGTTCTGCCATTCTTGGTGCATCTCGTGGGGACATATTTATGGGCAGCGGTGAAGATGCTGGCCAAATAGCAGGTAAAGTCTGTCACGATGCTGAATTTTACATTTTGCTTCCAAAGAATTAG
- a CDS encoding Tim44/TimA family putative adaptor protein: MGSFDFVTFFFFAVAIIVFMQLRGVLGKRTGHEKPRNERPEALHRDDTRADHDADSNVVTLPQRDNKRDDSKKYAAIDDYADIGSDLNKGLRAIFDKDPQFTPKQFVEGARMAYDMIVTSFADGNRKELKNLLSRDVYESYATAINERESRGEVVKFNFVGVEKANIVQAEVQNRVANVTVRLVSQIISATFNKDGEIIEGDEEDIAEVIDVWTFSRDLKSRDPNWRLVASEPDA, from the coding sequence ATGGGTTCTTTTGACTTTGTAACATTTTTCTTCTTTGCAGTAGCAATTATTGTATTCATGCAATTGCGCGGTGTTTTAGGAAAACGCACCGGCCATGAGAAGCCTCGTAATGAAAGACCGGAAGCTTTGCACCGTGATGATACAAGAGCAGATCATGATGCTGATTCAAATGTGGTAACTCTTCCACAGCGTGATAATAAACGAGACGATAGTAAGAAATATGCAGCTATCGATGATTATGCTGATATAGGTTCCGACCTGAATAAAGGTCTCCGTGCAATTTTCGATAAAGATCCGCAGTTTACGCCCAAACAATTCGTTGAAGGCGCGCGAATGGCATATGATATGATCGTAACGTCCTTTGCAGATGGCAATCGTAAAGAGTTGAAAAACTTATTGTCTCGAGATGTTTATGAGAGTTATGCAACAGCGATCAATGAACGTGAATCGCGTGGCGAGGTGGTTAAATTTAACTTTGTTGGTGTTGAAAAAGCCAATATCGTTCAAGCAGAAGTTCAAAATCGCGTCGCGAACGTGACAGTTCGCTTGGTTAGTCAGATTATCTCAGCGACATTTAATAAAGATGGTGAGATTATAGAAGGTGATGAAGAAGATATCGCCGAAGTTATCGATGTGTGGACATTCTCACGCGATCTTAAGTCACGTGATCCAAACTGGCGTCTTGTTGCTTCTGAACCTGACGCGTGA